The Arthrobacter sp. PM3 genome contains the following window.
CGCGGACAGCGGCGCCGTCCAAGGCACCATCGACCGCGTCAGCTACACCGGCGACGCCCTGTCCGTTGCCGTCAGCGTCGGCCGGAAGACCCTGCACGCCCAGCTGCCGACGTCGAGCGGGGACCTGCCTCGCCCGGGCGAGGCGGCCTACTTGTCCTGGTCCCCCGAGGACGCCTACATCCTGCCGGCCCCGGCGGAAGGTGGCCGGCCATGACGCTCCTGCAAACCCGGCGCCCGGTTACCCCGCACCCCGGGGACGACGGCGCGCTGGAGAAAGCCACCGAGAGGCGCAACCGGCGCACTTACCGCGCCCTGCTGATCCCCGGGCTCCTCGGACTGCTGGTCAGCTTCGTCTTCCCGCTCGCCTACATGGTCAGGATGTCCTTCAACCGCGGCGCGGCGGACGGGGTGGTGGAGGAAACCTTCACCTTCGACACCTACCTCCAGCCCCTGACCGACCCGTACTACTGGAAGGTCACCCTGGACACCTTCCAGATGGGCGTCACGGTGGGCATCCTTTGTGTGGCGGTGTCCTACCCCGTGGCCCTGTTCCTGGCCCGGAGCACCAGCAAGTACCGCGGGCTGCTGCTGGCGGTGGCGATCGCCCCGCTGCTGACCTCTGCCGTCGTCCGCACCTACGGGTGGATGGTCATTCTCGGCACCAATGGCCTGGTCAATTCGTCCCTTGAAGGCTTGGGCATCATCGACGCGCCGCTGAAACTGACGAACAACCTGACCGGCGTCACCATCGGGCTGGTCGAGATCTTCATGCCCTACGCGATCCTGGCCATGATTTCGGGATTTGGCCGGCTCAGCCCGCAGCTCGAGGAAGCGGCCGGATCCCTCGGCGCCAGCCGGGTCAAGGTTTTCACCCGGGTTACCCTGCCGCTGAGCCTGCCCGGCGTCCTCGCGGCGTTCCTCATGGTGTTCGTCCTCTCGATCAGCACCTTCATCACCCCGCGCCTACTCGGTGGCGGCAGCGTCCAGGTGCTTGCCACCGAGATCTACGACCAGACCACGGGCCTGCTGAACTGGCCGTTCGCCGCGGCCCTCTCCGTCATCCTGCTGGTGCTGTTCGGCTTGATCATCGCCGTCTACCAGCGGCTCACACGAAAGATCGGAGGCTGAACATGAGTGAAGCACCCCTCTACAAGCCGCGGTTCAATGCCGCCAAGCCGGCGTTCGGCGTCCTTGTCTTCCTGCTGTACCTGTTCCTGCTGGCCCCGCTGCTCGTTGTCTTCGTGGTGTCCTTTGCCTCCAACCAGTACCTGTCCTTTCCACCGGAGGGGCTGACCCTGAAGTGGTACGAAATGCTGCCGCAGGAAAGCACCTTCATGGACGGGATGCGGGTCAGCCTGATCGTCGCGGCCGCGGTCACCCTGATTGTGCTCGCGCTCGGGGTGCCGGCGGCGCTGGCCCTGGACCGGTTTGACTTCAAGGCCAAAGCGGCCGTGCAGTCCTTCTTCCTGTCGCCGCTGCTGATCCCGAGCATCGTCCTGGCCCTGGGCATGGTCCTGCTGTTCGGCCCGCTGAAACTGACCAACACCTACGCCGGGATCATCATTGGACACGTCGCCATCACCATCCCGTTCGTCATCAGGACCACACTGATGAGCCTGGCCACCACGGACACCTCGTGCGAGGCCGCGGCACGGATCCTTGGCGCGGACTCCTGGACCGTCTTCCGCCGGGTGACGCTGCCGATCATCCGGCCCGGGGTGATCGCCGGGGGAGTCATCGCCTTCATCGTCTCCTTCGATGAAGCCGTCATCTCCCTCTTTGTCGCCGAATCGGGGCTGCCGACCCTGCCGGTGCAGGTGCTCCGGTACGTGGAGAACTCGGCGGACGCCGCCGTGGCCGCCTTGTCCGTCATCCTGATCCTGATCTCCCTGGCCGTGGTCGTCGTCGTCGAACGCGTCATGGGGCTGCGCAGAGCGCTGTAGCCGCTGACGGGCCCCGGGGCGGGGCCGGGGTGGGGCCCGGGTCATAACCGGGCCCTATCCCGTGACACCGATTACGTCTTTGTGTGAGACAACTCCCAGTGTCAGACTTTTTTCAGGCCCCGAAACGGCGGCAGGGCGGCCTTCGGCCGACACCACACACTCTTTGACGTTCCGGCCGCACCGGCACCACGGCGCAGCCCACCCAACACACCACGCAGAGGAAGGCACACCATGCCAACAGTTGATCTCGTAGCGGATCTCGGTGAAGGCTTTGGCGCCTACTCCATCGGCGACGACCAGGCCCTCCTGGAGATCGTCTCCAGCGCCAACATCGCCTGCGGATTCCACGCCGGCGACCCGGACATCATGAACGCCACCGTCGCGCAGTGCGTCCGCACCGGCGTCGGCATCGGCGCGCACCCCAGCTTCCCCGACCTCCGGGGCTTCGGCCGGCGGGCCATGGACCTCACGGCCGATGAAGTCCGCAACGATGTCATCTACCAGCTCGGGGCGCTGACCGCCTTCGCGTCCTACCATGGCGGAACCGTCTCGCACATCGCTCCCCATGGCCGGCTCGGCAACCTCGTGGCCACCCGGCGCGATTACGCCGAGGCCGTGGCCGACGCGGCGTTCCGCGTCAACCCGGAGCTGATCGTGCTCGCCCAGGACGGCGAACTCGCCACCGCGGCGGCTGGCCGAGGCCTGCCCGTGGCGATTGTTGGCATCGCGGACCGCGCCTATGAGGACGACGGCACGCTGGTGCCCCGCAGCCAGCCCGGCGCCGTCATCCACGACCCCGCCGTGATTGTGGAACGCACCGTACGTATGGTCTGCGACGGGCTGATCACCACCGCGTCCGGACAGGACCTCCCCATCGCCGCGGACACCGTGCTGCTTCACGGCGACAACCCCGGCGCCGTCGACCTCGCCCGCCGCATCCGGGCCGAACTCATCCGGGCAGGCGTCAGAATCGCGCCCGTCGCCGAGGTGCTCCGTGCCAAGCAGGGAGTCTCCTAGCATGTCCGCCCCGACCACACTGGAAATCCACGAATCCGGCGACGCCGCGCTGCGCGTTGTGGCGACGTCCCCCGACGCGGGGAAGAACTGGGCCACGGTGCACTCCCTCTCCGGCTGGCTCGAGTCGGCGGGCGTCGAGGGCATCCACGGCGCCGTCCCGACCTACGACTCCGTGCTCGTGGAATTCGACCCCTATCTGACCTCCGCCCGGCAGGTCCGGGCCGTCATCCTCTTGGGCATCCGCCAGCTCGACTACGTCGGCCCCGCGCTGCGGACCCCGCGGCGCTTCGAGGTCCCCGTGGTCTACGGCGGCGAGTTCGGACCCGACCTGGACCGCGTGGCCGAGCACGAGGGACTGTCCGTCGAGGACGTCATCGCCGCGCACACCGGCAAGACCTACGTCATCCGCTGCCTCGGCGCCCCCGCCGGGTCCCCCATGATGGACGGCCCCGACTTCCCCTTGCCCGTGCCGCGGCTGAAGGACCCGCGGCTGTCCGTCCCGGCGGGCGCCGTGTCGGTCGCCGGGCGGCAGGCCGTGATCGCCCCGGCCGCGGCGCCGGGCGGATGGTGCGTCATCGGGCAGACGCCCCTGACCGTGCTCAACGCCGACGCCGAACCGCTGGTCCCGTACCTGCCCGGCGACGTCCTGCGGTTCCGGCAGATCCCCGCCGCCGACTTCTCCCGCTACGCGGGACAGTTCCTGGAGGCCGCCAAGTGACCGGATCCCTCCTCATCCAGCAGCCCGGCAACTCGGTCGTCACCGACCTCGGCCGGACCAGGGGACCGCGCTTCGGGCTTCCCGTCAACGGTGCACTGGACCAGTTCTCCGCCAAAGCCGCGAACATCCTGGCCGGCAACAGCGACAACGATCCGCTGCTGGAGCTCACCGCCCTCGACTTCCGGATGACGGCCACCACCGACATCCTGATCGCCGTAACCGGGGCGCCGCTCAGCCTCACGGTCGGCGGACGCGCATGCCCGCAATGGGAACCCGTGTCCGTCCGGGCCGGCGAAACCGTGGCCGTGCGCGGAATCCACACCGGGCTCCGGGCGTACATCGCGGTCCACGGCTCGTTCGCCGTGCCCACCCTGCTGGGCAGTTGCGCCCCGGACACCGTGATCGGATTCGGCCTGCGGCTCGCCGAAGGAACGCAACTGACGACGACGAAGACTGTCGCGCCGATCACCCAGCCGCACTTCGACCTGCCCCTGTTCCGGCTCGGCCTGACCCGGCCGGCCTTCAGCACCGAACCGGCGATCGACGTCACGGACGGCCCCGACGTCGACGAGTTCGGCGACACCGCGGACCTGCTCTTCAATACCCGCTACACGGTGAGCCCGCGGAGCAACCACATCGGACTCCGCCTCGGCGGCGCCCTGCCGGAGCGGCAGCTGAGCTCCGAGGTCCTCTCCCGCGGCGTGCCGGTCGGAGCGATCGAGGTCCCCTCCCGGGACGAGCTCCTCGTGCTGCACCGGGGCCGCGGGGTCACGGCCGGCTACCCGGTCCTGGCCGTCGTCACCAGCCGGTCACTGGACCTCCTGGCCCAGGCCAGGCCGGGCCACACCATCACTTTCCGAAAGACCACCGTCGCCGAGGCGACGGCCAGACACCGGGCGGCATGCCAGGAACTGGACAACCTCAGGAACACGGTCCGCACCGTATTCGCGCTGCTCGGCATCGGAACCAGCGCCGGCTGGCGGGAACTCACCCCCGCGGCCGGCATCTAGCCGCGCACCAGACTTCAGGAACTACAAAGGACATCAACATGACAACAGCAACGCGAGCCTCCGGACCGCAGCATGATCGGCTGGACGCGAGGCAAACCAGGAAGGTCGTCACCGCCGGGTGCGTCGGGATCTTCGTCGAACTCTATGACAACGGCATCTTCGCCTTCATGGCCGGAACCCTGGCCCTGGTCTTCCTCGCCCCGGGCAACCCGGACAACGCGCTCCTGTTCGTCTTCGCCGGATACGCCGTCTCCTTCTTCGTGCGGCCGCTCGGCGCCGTGGTCTGCGGCTTCCTGGGGGACAAGATCGGCCGGCAAAAGCTGTTGGTCTTTGTCATCCTGCTGATCAGCGTGGCGACCGCGGGCATCGGCCTGCTGCCAAGCTACGCGG
Protein-coding sequences here:
- a CDS encoding ABC transporter permease; the protein is MSEAPLYKPRFNAAKPAFGVLVFLLYLFLLAPLLVVFVVSFASNQYLSFPPEGLTLKWYEMLPQESTFMDGMRVSLIVAAAVTLIVLALGVPAALALDRFDFKAKAAVQSFFLSPLLIPSIVLALGMVLLFGPLKLTNTYAGIIIGHVAITIPFVIRTTLMSLATTDTSCEAAARILGADSWTVFRRVTLPIIRPGVIAGGVIAFIVSFDEAVISLFVAESGLPTLPVQVLRYVENSADAAVAALSVILILISLAVVVVVERVMGLRRAL
- a CDS encoding biotin-dependent carboxyltransferase family protein, producing the protein MTGSLLIQQPGNSVVTDLGRTRGPRFGLPVNGALDQFSAKAANILAGNSDNDPLLELTALDFRMTATTDILIAVTGAPLSLTVGGRACPQWEPVSVRAGETVAVRGIHTGLRAYIAVHGSFAVPTLLGSCAPDTVIGFGLRLAEGTQLTTTKTVAPITQPHFDLPLFRLGLTRPAFSTEPAIDVTDGPDVDEFGDTADLLFNTRYTVSPRSNHIGLRLGGALPERQLSSEVLSRGVPVGAIEVPSRDELLVLHRGRGVTAGYPVLAVVTSRSLDLLAQARPGHTITFRKTTVAEATARHRAACQELDNLRNTVRTVFALLGIGTSAGWRELTPAAGI
- a CDS encoding LamB/YcsF family protein, which codes for MPTVDLVADLGEGFGAYSIGDDQALLEIVSSANIACGFHAGDPDIMNATVAQCVRTGVGIGAHPSFPDLRGFGRRAMDLTADEVRNDVIYQLGALTAFASYHGGTVSHIAPHGRLGNLVATRRDYAEAVADAAFRVNPELIVLAQDGELATAAAGRGLPVAIVGIADRAYEDDGTLVPRSQPGAVIHDPAVIVERTVRMVCDGLITTASGQDLPIAADTVLLHGDNPGAVDLARRIRAELIRAGVRIAPVAEVLRAKQGVS
- a CDS encoding allophanate hydrolase subunit 1 codes for the protein MSAPTTLEIHESGDAALRVVATSPDAGKNWATVHSLSGWLESAGVEGIHGAVPTYDSVLVEFDPYLTSARQVRAVILLGIRQLDYVGPALRTPRRFEVPVVYGGEFGPDLDRVAEHEGLSVEDVIAAHTGKTYVIRCLGAPAGSPMMDGPDFPLPVPRLKDPRLSVPAGAVSVAGRQAVIAPAAAPGGWCVIGQTPLTVLNADAEPLVPYLPGDVLRFRQIPAADFSRYAGQFLEAAK
- a CDS encoding ABC transporter permease, encoding MTLLQTRRPVTPHPGDDGALEKATERRNRRTYRALLIPGLLGLLVSFVFPLAYMVRMSFNRGAADGVVEETFTFDTYLQPLTDPYYWKVTLDTFQMGVTVGILCVAVSYPVALFLARSTSKYRGLLLAVAIAPLLTSAVVRTYGWMVILGTNGLVNSSLEGLGIIDAPLKLTNNLTGVTIGLVEIFMPYAILAMISGFGRLSPQLEEAAGSLGASRVKVFTRVTLPLSLPGVLAAFLMVFVLSISTFITPRLLGGGSVQVLATEIYDQTTGLLNWPFAAALSVILLVLFGLIIAVYQRLTRKIGG